A window of the Oscillospiraceae bacterium NTUH-002-81 genome harbors these coding sequences:
- a CDS encoding ATP-binding protein, producing the protein MRKLSLQWRITLMTILLIGITCVTMKLLLCSSGVHYMDSIGESLQDYPIGGEPAFFDPQTTEPGQDVTIVIHGAQEDFCMTNWYITAAVTVLGGILAYFVSGHALKPLHNFTSQVEKVQLSTLADMQMNEDALPEFRQLSHSFNKMLERLNNAFAAQRQFTGNAAHELRTPLALMQAQLELFSAEHPDVLPETANFLFLLREQTERLTQMTKTLLEMSNLQQVARNEQIQLAPMVEEIFTDLAPLAEKRNITLEVDGDGVMTGSDALIYRLLFNLTENAVKYNRPNGSVRVSVLQKPEKLLIRVSDTGCGIPEEYQRSIFHPFFRVDKSRSREYGGAGLGLSLVWEIADLHNGSVWVDESSENGSTIAVEFLTQHTVKP; encoded by the coding sequence ATGAGAAAACTTTCCTTACAGTGGCGCATCACCTTAATGACCATCCTGCTCATCGGTATCACCTGCGTTACCATGAAGCTGCTGCTCTGCTCCTCCGGTGTCCACTACATGGATTCCATCGGAGAATCCCTTCAGGACTACCCAATCGGTGGCGAGCCCGCTTTCTTTGATCCGCAGACGACAGAGCCCGGGCAGGATGTCACCATCGTTATCCATGGGGCACAGGAGGATTTCTGTATGACCAACTGGTACATCACTGCGGCAGTGACGGTATTGGGCGGCATCCTGGCCTATTTCGTCAGTGGACACGCCCTGAAGCCTCTGCACAACTTTACCTCTCAGGTGGAAAAGGTGCAGCTGAGCACGCTTGCAGACATGCAAATGAACGAGGACGCCCTGCCGGAATTCCGGCAACTGAGCCACTCCTTCAACAAGATGCTGGAACGGCTGAACAATGCCTTTGCCGCCCAGCGGCAGTTCACCGGCAACGCTGCCCATGAGCTGCGAACACCGCTGGCACTGATGCAGGCACAACTGGAACTGTTTTCCGCAGAGCATCCCGACGTACTGCCAGAAACGGCCAATTTTCTCTTCCTGCTGCGGGAGCAGACAGAGCGACTGACCCAAATGACAAAAACCCTGCTGGAAATGAGTAATCTGCAACAGGTGGCCCGGAACGAACAGATCCAGCTGGCGCCCATGGTCGAAGAGATTTTTACGGATCTTGCGCCGCTGGCGGAGAAGCGCAACATCACCCTGGAAGTAGATGGAGATGGCGTCATGACCGGAAGCGATGCGCTGATCTACCGACTGCTCTTTAATCTTACAGAAAATGCCGTCAAGTACAACCGTCCGAATGGCTCCGTGCGGGTTTCAGTTTTGCAGAAGCCGGAAAAGCTCCTGATCCGTGTTTCTGACACCGGCTGCGGCATCCCGGAAGAATATCAGCGAAGCATCTTCCATCCCTTCTTCCGGGTGGATAAGTCCCGCAGCCGGGAATACGGAGGCGCAGGGCTCGGACTCTCCCTGGTCTGGGAGATCGCCGATCTCCACAACGGCTCCGTTTGGGTGGATGAAAGCTCAGAAAACGGTTCCACGATCGCAGTAGAATTTTTAACGCAGCATACAGTAAAACCCTAA
- a CDS encoding response regulator transcription factor, with translation MHLLVIEDERALCETIVRSLRRLAYSVDCCYDGEKALELIAVEKYDLILLDLNLPEKDGMTVLRTLRHTDRETRVLILSARGEVEDKVEGLDAGANDYLAKPFHLAELEARIRSLTLRQFTQRDVLLSCGCLNFDTRSRTAAVNGQALTLTRKETGILEYLMVHQGRPVSQEELMDHVWDNSVDSFSNSIRVHISALRKKLRAALGYDPIRNRIGEGYLIGGEET, from the coding sequence ATGCACCTTTTGGTCATTGAAGACGAGCGTGCCCTGTGTGAGACCATCGTCCGCAGCCTGCGGCGCCTGGCCTACAGCGTGGACTGCTGCTATGACGGTGAAAAAGCGTTGGAGCTCATCGCTGTCGAAAAATACGATCTTATCCTGCTGGATCTGAACCTGCCGGAGAAAGACGGCATGACGGTGCTGCGCACCCTGCGTCATACTGACCGGGAAACCAGGGTGCTCATCCTATCCGCCCGCGGTGAGGTAGAGGACAAGGTGGAGGGGCTGGACGCTGGAGCCAACGACTATCTGGCAAAACCTTTTCACCTGGCCGAGCTGGAAGCCCGCATCCGCAGCCTGACCCTGCGGCAGTTCACCCAACGGGATGTGCTGTTGAGCTGTGGATGTCTGAACTTCGATACCCGTTCCCGCACTGCTGCCGTCAATGGGCAAGCCCTGACACTGACCCGCAAGGAGACAGGGATCCTGGAATACCTGATGGTACATCAGGGACGGCCGGTAAGTCAGGAGGAGCTGATGGACCATGTCTGGGACAACAGCGTGGACAGTTTCAGCAACTCCATCCGGGTCCACATCTCTGCCCTGCGCAAGAAGCTTCGCGCCGCACTGGGCTATGACCCCATCCGCAATCGCATTGGCGAGGGCTACCTGATAGGAGGCGAGGAAACATGA